The following coding sequences lie in one Xanthomonas hortorum pv. pelargonii genomic window:
- a CDS encoding FAD-dependent oxidoreductase: MSLADTRHHQMFPELDSGQLAITRRFASGPAQRFDAGETVFEVGDAHAPVWVVLQGAIEVVRRDGLGNEKPITLHTPGQFTGEVSQLAGRASLAGGRAGPEGCLALPFDTAHLRALLISSAEVGEVVMRALILRRVGLIEGDASGSVLIGEPDDPHLTRLQGFLTRNGYPNTVMDVSDEEGRALVERLGIQEHDLPVMVCPSGRVLRQPSDTEAAHCLGMTPEIDPDKRYDVAIVGAGPAGLATAVYAASEGLSVMVLDQRAIGGQAGASARIENYLGFPTGISGQALAGRAYNQALKFGAELAIPIEAGTLECGREDGALKLDLADGKQLLASTVVIASGARYRRPEIEGLDRFEGHGVSYWASPVEARLCEGGVVALVGGGNSAGQAVAFLAPRVKQLHLIIRGEGLESSMSQYLIERIAALPNVQLHTGTEVSALEGDPERGLQAAVLRTRADGQTTHVELRHLFLFVGADPNTGWLQQCVETDARGFVITGTTRGDGVPACLPLETNRPGVFAIGDVRAGSVKRVAAAVGEGAAVVAQIHQYLAHQANPVPESELATATQESATS; encoded by the coding sequence ATGTCCCTGGCCGATACCCGCCACCATCAGATGTTTCCCGAGCTGGACTCGGGCCAATTGGCGATCACGCGGCGTTTTGCCAGCGGGCCGGCACAGCGTTTCGATGCGGGCGAGACCGTGTTCGAGGTCGGCGATGCGCATGCGCCGGTGTGGGTGGTGCTGCAAGGCGCCATCGAGGTGGTGCGCCGCGACGGGTTGGGCAACGAAAAGCCCATCACCTTGCATACGCCCGGCCAGTTCACCGGTGAGGTCAGCCAACTGGCCGGGCGCGCGTCGCTGGCCGGCGGACGCGCCGGGCCGGAAGGTTGCCTGGCATTGCCCTTCGACACCGCACATTTGCGCGCCTTATTGATCAGCTCGGCGGAAGTGGGCGAGGTGGTGATGCGCGCGTTGATCCTGCGCCGCGTGGGTTTGATCGAAGGCGATGCCTCGGGGTCGGTGTTGATCGGCGAGCCGGACGACCCGCATCTGACCCGTTTGCAGGGCTTTTTGACCCGCAATGGCTACCCGAACACGGTGATGGATGTCTCCGATGAGGAAGGCCGCGCGTTGGTCGAGCGGTTGGGCATCCAGGAACACGATTTGCCGGTGATGGTGTGCCCCAGCGGCCGCGTGTTGCGCCAGCCCAGCGATACCGAAGCCGCGCATTGCCTGGGCATGACCCCGGAGATCGACCCGGACAAGCGCTACGACGTGGCGATTGTCGGCGCCGGGCCGGCCGGTCTGGCCACCGCGGTGTATGCCGCCTCCGAAGGCCTGTCGGTGATGGTGCTGGACCAGCGTGCCATCGGCGGGCAGGCCGGTGCCTCGGCACGCATCGAAAATTATCTGGGTTTTCCAACCGGGATTTCCGGCCAGGCCCTGGCCGGGCGCGCCTATAACCAGGCGCTGAAATTCGGCGCCGAACTGGCGATCCCGATCGAGGCCGGCACGCTGGAATGCGGGCGCGAAGACGGTGCGCTGAAGCTGGATCTTGCCGATGGCAAACAGCTGCTGGCCAGCACCGTGGTGATCGCCTCGGGTGCGCGTTACCGGCGCCCGGAGATCGAAGGGCTGGACCGTTTCGAAGGCCACGGGGTGTCGTACTGGGCCTCGCCGGTGGAAGCGCGGCTGTGCGAGGGCGGGGTGGTGGCGCTGGTGGGCGGTGGCAATTCGGCCGGCCAGGCGGTGGCGTTTCTGGCACCGCGGGTGAAGCAATTGCACCTGATCATTCGAGGCGAAGGCCTGGAATCGTCGATGTCGCAATACCTGATCGAACGCATCGCGGCGCTGCCGAATGTGCAGCTGCATACCGGCACCGAAGTGTCCGCACTGGAAGGCGACCCGGAGCGCGGTCTGCAGGCGGCGGTGTTGCGCACGCGCGCGGACGGGCAGACCACGCATGTGGAACTGCGGCATCTGTTTCTGTTCGTCGGTGCCGACCCCAACACCGGTTGGTTGCAGCAGTGCGTGGAGACCGATGCACGCGGATTCGTCATCACCGGCACCACGCGCGGCGATGGTGTGCCGGCGTGCCTGCCGCTGGAAACCAATCGCCCGGGCGTGTTCGCCATCGGCGATGTGCGCGCCGGCTCGGTCAAGCGTGTGGCGGCCGCAGTGGGCGAGGGCGCTGCAGTGGTGGCGC
- a CDS encoding DUF429 domain-containing protein, with protein MQCVGIDGAGSGWLAVWETDDGLQFACYPTVGALASALRHIDVLGVDIPIGLSEHAPRAADVQARRFVGGRRACSIFAAPLRGILHASTQVEASALHRVLDHDGQRGFGVQSFALLSKIRDWDSALRADPVWAERVFEVHPEVSFAVLAGGQGLTAGKKSSAGHQQRAALLGQCYGARQVAALLERVPRALAKPDDVLDALVACWSAQRIAAGTAGSLPAVVERDACGLRMGIHY; from the coding sequence ATGCAGTGTGTGGGGATCGATGGCGCCGGCAGCGGTTGGTTGGCGGTGTGGGAGACAGACGATGGGCTGCAATTTGCCTGCTATCCGACAGTTGGCGCCTTGGCGAGCGCACTGCGCCACATCGATGTGCTCGGCGTGGATATTCCAATCGGCTTGAGCGAGCACGCGCCCCGCGCTGCGGATGTGCAGGCGCGGCGCTTTGTGGGCGGCAGACGCGCATGCAGCATCTTTGCCGCGCCGCTGCGCGGGATATTGCATGCAAGCACGCAGGTGGAAGCCTCTGCGTTGCATCGGGTGCTGGATCACGACGGGCAGCGTGGCTTTGGCGTGCAGTCGTTTGCGCTGCTGTCGAAGATTCGCGACTGGGACAGCGCCTTGCGCGCCGATCCGGTATGGGCGGAGCGCGTATTCGAGGTGCACCCGGAAGTGTCGTTCGCCGTGCTCGCTGGCGGGCAGGGCCTGACGGCGGGAAAGAAGAGCAGTGCGGGCCACCAACAGCGAGCCGCCTTGCTGGGCCAGTGCTACGGCGCAAGGCAAGTCGCCGCATTGCTGGAGCGCGTGCCGCGTGCGCTGGCCAAGCCGGACGATGTGCTGGATGCCCTGGTGGCCTGCTGGAGCGCGCAGCGCATTGCCGCAGGTACCGCCGGCAGCCTGCCGGCGGTGGTGGAGCGGGACGCCTGCGGGCTACGCATGGGCATCCACTACTGA
- a CDS encoding NAD(P)H-hydrate dehydratase: MATARVRTLSAAALRALPLPSPGGDKEQRGRVLIVGGSMRVPGAVLLAGEAALRAGAGKLQIATAASVAPGMALAVPEALVLGLAQNGQGEITRGHRALDAALEACDAAVIGPGMASSATTAALVKRAAEKAVCTLVLDAGALSRGLRAPVGRPFVLTPHAGEMAALAGDDKAAIEAAPGAYALTYAKKLRSVVIVKGADSFIAGPEGALWMHRGGASGLGTSGSGDVLAGLIAGFAARGCDALTAALWGVFVHAAAGKLLSKRIGTVGFLARELGLEVPGILDRLARAAR; this comes from the coding sequence ATGGCCACCGCACGCGTCCGCACGCTCAGCGCTGCCGCATTGCGTGCGCTGCCACTGCCATCGCCCGGTGGCGACAAGGAGCAGCGTGGGCGGGTGTTAATTGTGGGTGGGTCGATGCGTGTTCCTGGCGCGGTGTTGCTTGCCGGCGAGGCGGCACTGCGCGCAGGTGCGGGCAAGTTGCAGATCGCCACCGCTGCGAGCGTGGCGCCCGGCATGGCGTTGGCGGTGCCGGAGGCCCTGGTGCTGGGATTGGCGCAGAACGGGCAGGGCGAAATTACGCGTGGGCATCGTGCACTGGATGCGGCATTGGAGGCCTGCGATGCGGCGGTGATTGGGCCGGGGATGGCGTCATCGGCGACCACCGCTGCATTGGTTAAACGCGCGGCTGAAAAAGCGGTTTGCACGTTGGTGCTGGATGCGGGAGCGTTGTCGCGCGGCTTGCGTGCGCCGGTTGGGCGGCCATTTGTATTGACGCCGCATGCGGGCGAGATGGCGGCATTGGCTGGAGACGACAAGGCAGCGATAGAAGCGGCGCCGGGTGCGTACGCGCTGACCTATGCGAAGAAACTGCGCAGTGTGGTGATTGTCAAAGGCGCGGACAGTTTTATTGCCGGGCCGGAGGGGGCGTTGTGGATGCATCGCGGTGGTGCGTCCGGCTTGGGAACCTCCGGATCGGGCGATGTGCTGGCCGGATTGATTGCCGGGTTTGCCGCGCGTGGCTGCGATGCGTTGACGGCTGCGTTATGGGGTGTGTTTGTGCATGCGGCGGCGGGGAAGCTGCTGTCGAAACGGATTGGGACGGTGGGGTTTCTGGCGCGTGAGCTTGGGCTGGAAGTGCCGGGGATTTTGGATCGGTTGGCGCGGGCTGCGCGGTAG
- a CDS encoding GH92 family glycosyl hydrolase — protein MQHRSIALSPLRWLALFAALATSAGVAAPRVADAGFQPVDPFIGTGGEGHTYPGATVPFGMVQLSPDTQIKPRKEAYGWAAGYRHSDSTIVGFSHKHFSGSGHSDLGDILLMPQTGEVKLERGDVATPGSGYTAQFDHASEQAQPGYYAVTLKDRNIRAELTASARVGVHRYTFPKDTPAHVLVDLRTSLYDYPGKVQWSRLRVRGDGTVTGFRQTRGWAPGRQLYFAMRFSRPLTATQLHDTEQDIPYKGFPPPGEKNPAQRAQIEGRQLVGVFDVANDGTPLVVKVALSPVSEAGAIANLQAEVPDFDFDRVRADARAQWTQALSAIDAQGTPQQRTQLYTALYHTLLGPTLFMDSDGQYRGPDNAVHQAKGWTNYSTFSLWDTYRALHPLLTLVQPPQRTSDVVNSLLASRRESAYGILPVWAFHGLETWCMIGYHAVPVIADAYMKGIGGFDANEALEAMVASANYGPYDGIAQYRELGYVPIDEEGEAASKTLEYAFDDWTIARMADKLGKPAIAAEFSKRASNWKHAFDPATGYMRARTRAGNFREPFDPSASGYGSDYTEGNAWQYSWYVPQDVAGLAAAHGGDDKLLARLDAVFDAKVDPKVFEHMEDITGLIGWYAHGNEPSHHVAYLYAYASQPWRTQARLSQIMDTQYHAGPEGLAGNDDLGQMSAWYVFTTLGFYPVAPGSNQYIIGRPFLPRVTLNLPNGKRFSVIAEGLSTARAYIGSVTLNGQPLTRAYLTHEQIQAGGELRFRMQATPNTQWATDPAQRPYSMSIQTH, from the coding sequence ATGCAGCATCGGTCGATCGCCTTGTCTCCTCTGCGCTGGCTGGCGCTGTTTGCCGCCCTCGCCACGTCTGCCGGCGTCGCTGCGCCACGCGTTGCAGACGCCGGCTTCCAGCCGGTGGATCCCTTCATCGGCACCGGTGGCGAAGGCCACACCTATCCTGGCGCCACGGTGCCGTTCGGCATGGTGCAGCTGAGCCCGGACACGCAGATCAAACCGCGCAAGGAAGCCTACGGCTGGGCCGCCGGTTACCGGCATAGCGACAGCACGATTGTCGGTTTCTCGCATAAGCATTTTTCCGGCTCCGGGCATTCGGACCTGGGCGATATCTTGCTGATGCCGCAAACCGGCGAGGTCAAACTCGAACGCGGCGATGTCGCCACACCCGGCAGCGGCTACACCGCGCAGTTCGACCATGCCAGCGAGCAGGCCCAGCCCGGGTATTACGCGGTGACATTGAAAGACCGCAACATCCGCGCCGAACTCACCGCCAGTGCGCGCGTGGGTGTGCATCGCTACACCTTCCCCAAGGACACACCGGCACACGTGCTGGTGGACCTGCGCACCAGCCTGTACGACTACCCGGGCAAGGTGCAGTGGTCGCGGCTACGCGTGCGCGGCGATGGCACCGTCACCGGCTTTCGCCAAACCCGCGGCTGGGCGCCAGGCCGGCAGTTGTATTTCGCCATGCGTTTTTCGCGCCCACTCACCGCTACCCAACTGCACGACACCGAGCAGGACATCCCGTACAAGGGCTTTCCGCCGCCGGGCGAGAAGAACCCCGCACAGCGCGCACAGATCGAGGGCCGCCAACTGGTGGGCGTGTTCGATGTCGCCAACGACGGCACCCCGCTGGTGGTCAAGGTCGCGCTCTCGCCGGTCAGCGAAGCTGGCGCCATCGCCAATCTGCAGGCCGAAGTACCCGACTTCGATTTCGACCGTGTGCGCGCCGATGCGCGCGCGCAATGGACGCAGGCGCTGTCGGCGATCGATGCGCAAGGCACGCCGCAACAACGCACCCAGCTCTATACCGCGCTGTATCACACGCTGCTCGGGCCCACGTTGTTCATGGACAGCGATGGCCAGTACCGCGGGCCGGACAATGCCGTGCATCAGGCCAAGGGCTGGACCAACTACTCCACTTTCTCGCTGTGGGACACCTACCGCGCCCTGCATCCGCTGCTCACCCTGGTGCAGCCGCCGCAACGCACTAGCGATGTGGTCAATTCACTGCTCGCATCGCGCCGCGAAAGCGCTTACGGCATCCTCCCCGTCTGGGCGTTCCACGGCCTGGAAACCTGGTGCATGATCGGCTACCACGCGGTGCCGGTGATTGCCGACGCCTACATGAAAGGCATCGGCGGCTTCGATGCCAACGAAGCGTTGGAGGCCATGGTCGCCAGCGCCAACTACGGCCCCTACGACGGCATCGCGCAATACCGCGAGCTGGGCTATGTGCCCATCGACGAAGAAGGCGAAGCCGCCTCCAAGACGCTGGAATACGCCTTCGACGACTGGACCATCGCGCGCATGGCCGACAAGCTCGGCAAGCCCGCCATCGCCGCAGAATTCAGCAAGCGCGCCAGCAACTGGAAACACGCCTTCGATCCCGCTACCGGCTACATGCGCGCGCGGACCCGCGCCGGCAACTTCCGCGAACCGTTCGATCCATCCGCCAGCGGCTATGGCAGCGACTACACCGAAGGCAATGCCTGGCAGTACTCGTGGTACGTGCCGCAGGACGTCGCCGGGCTTGCGGCCGCGCATGGCGGCGACGACAAACTGCTGGCACGTCTGGATGCGGTGTTCGATGCCAAAGTCGACCCAAAGGTGTTCGAGCACATGGAAGACATCACCGGCCTGATCGGCTGGTACGCGCACGGCAACGAGCCCAGCCACCATGTCGCCTATCTGTACGCCTACGCCAGCCAGCCCTGGCGCACCCAGGCGCGGCTGAGCCAGATCATGGACACCCAGTACCACGCCGGCCCCGAAGGCCTGGCCGGCAACGACGACCTCGGCCAGATGTCGGCGTGGTACGTGTTCACCACGTTGGGTTTTTATCCCGTCGCACCGGGCAGCAACCAATACATCATCGGCCGCCCGTTCCTGCCGCGCGTCACGCTCAACCTGCCCAACGGCAAGCGCTTCAGCGTGATCGCCGAGGGATTGAGCACTGCGCGCGCCTATATCGGCAGCGTCACCCTCAACGGCCAACCGCTGACCCGCGCCTACCTAACCCACGAGCAGATTCAAGCCGGCGGCGAATTGCGCTTCCGCATGCAGGCCACGCCGAACACGCAATGGGCCACCGACCCGGCGCAGCGGCCGTATTCGATGTCCATCCAGACGCACTGA
- a CDS encoding TetR/AcrR family transcriptional regulator — protein sequence MSNVLLLRTAKEREELLREEVLDAAEQCIDAAGLGATSFELIAERAKVSCGCLLQRFEDKDALVRALLERNYMRAIRQMWLVERPANVHVVDFIAGLLEEWLLQEINIKRTRIDLELHLATLRDPVLAAFMRRQSASLIEHLSALLKRLLRGHADPASSEQEFQARVFAVAAMCGGLHNVMTSGMELNRMHLQLILRESLSGILKSAPV from the coding sequence ATGTCCAACGTTCTGCTGTTGCGCACGGCGAAAGAGCGCGAAGAACTGCTGCGGGAAGAGGTGCTGGACGCCGCCGAGCAATGCATCGACGCCGCCGGCCTGGGCGCCACCAGCTTCGAACTGATTGCCGAGCGCGCCAAGGTCAGCTGCGGCTGCCTGCTGCAGCGATTCGAAGACAAGGACGCGCTGGTGCGCGCCTTGCTGGAGCGCAACTACATGCGCGCCATCCGCCAGATGTGGCTGGTGGAACGCCCCGCCAACGTGCACGTGGTGGATTTCATCGCCGGCCTGCTCGAAGAATGGCTGCTGCAGGAAATCAATATCAAGCGCACCCGCATCGACCTGGAACTGCACCTGGCCACCCTGCGCGACCCGGTGCTGGCCGCCTTCATGCGCAGGCAGAGCGCATCGCTGATCGAACACCTCAGCGCGCTGCTCAAGCGCCTGCTGCGCGGCCACGCCGACCCGGCCAGCAGCGAGCAGGAATTCCAGGCCCGCGTCTTCGCCGTGGCCGCCATGTGCGGCGGCCTGCACAACGTGATGACCAGCGGCATGGAACTCAACCGCATGCATTTGCAGCTGATTTTGCGGGAGAGTTTGTCGGGGATTTTGAAGTCTGCGCCGGTGTAG
- a CDS encoding alpha-ketoglutarate-dependent dioxygenase AlkB → MDLFDASSMPLQVLHDAEGGVRYWPQLLTPSLAQECFAALREATDWRSQHREMYDRIVAVPRMLASYRLDAPLPPGLPLHALLAAVQAVLPAPYNAVGLNLYRDGRDSVAMHHDKLQTLLAPHPIALISLGAPRRMQLRVKDGSTRAMGVDLAPGSLLAMSHASQVTHEHGIPKTARAVGERISVVFRVRPAERMAAGQHGPHWEQAQR, encoded by the coding sequence ATGGATCTGTTCGACGCTTCTTCCATGCCCTTGCAGGTGCTGCACGATGCCGAGGGCGGTGTGCGCTATTGGCCGCAGCTGCTGACGCCTTCGCTGGCACAGGAATGCTTCGCTGCATTGCGTGAGGCAACCGACTGGCGCAGCCAACACCGCGAGATGTACGACCGCATCGTCGCGGTGCCGCGCATGCTCGCCTCGTATCGGCTGGATGCACCGCTGCCGCCCGGGTTGCCATTGCACGCGCTGCTCGCGGCAGTGCAGGCCGTGCTGCCCGCGCCGTACAACGCAGTGGGCTTGAATCTGTATCGCGATGGCCGCGACAGCGTGGCAATGCATCACGACAAACTACAAACGCTGCTGGCGCCGCACCCGATTGCCTTGATCTCGTTGGGCGCGCCGCGCCGGATGCAGTTGCGGGTAAAAGACGGCAGCACGCGTGCGATGGGTGTGGACCTGGCGCCCGGGAGCCTGCTGGCAATGAGCCATGCCTCGCAAGTCACCCACGAACACGGCATTCCCAAGACGGCCCGTGCGGTAGGCGAGCGCATCAGTGTGGTGTTTCGTGTGCGCCCGGCCGAGCGCATGGCTGCCGGGCAGCACGGCCCACATTGGGAGCAGGCGCAGAGATAG
- a CDS encoding glycoside hydrolase family 30 protein, producing the protein MPTSTTSSVSTPASKVADAAVADAATQPAAPAGALRVYTTAQGATQQMRVSTVEALKTGHALTEKENSIFVNPQHRFQEVLGIGGAITDSSAETFAKLPKRAQRELLTAYYDPQKGIGYTLARTTIHSSDFSSASYTYIKEGDTALKTFSVKHDQRYRLPMLRQAIAAAGGKLTTFASPWSAPAFMKDSNSMLKGGKLLPAYAQAWATYYTRFIAAYEKAGIPIWGISLQNEPMAVQTWESMQFSAEEERDFLKNHLGPTMAKAGYGDRKIIVWDHNRDMMVHRAHVIFDDPEAAKYAWGMGFHWYETWAGFAPMVENVAAVAQAYPDKHLLLTEAAVEKFDPARLQYWPNGERYGTAIINDLNHGAVGWTDWNILLDQNGGPNHVGNYCFAPVHADTRTGEVIYTPSYWYIGHFSKFIRPGARRVSAASSRSNLMTTAFANRDGSLATVVMNASDVAIRYNLYVGEASRELEIPAHAIQTVVMTQ; encoded by the coding sequence ATGCCGACATCGACGACATCATCTGTCTCTACACCTGCATCGAAAGTGGCGGATGCCGCAGTTGCGGATGCGGCTACGCAGCCAGCAGCACCCGCCGGCGCGCTACGCGTTTACACCACCGCCCAAGGCGCGACGCAGCAGATGCGCGTCAGCACCGTCGAGGCACTCAAGACCGGGCATGCGTTGACGGAGAAAGAGAACAGCATCTTCGTCAATCCGCAACATCGCTTTCAGGAGGTGCTGGGCATTGGCGGGGCGATCACCGATTCCAGTGCGGAGACCTTCGCTAAGCTGCCCAAGCGTGCGCAGCGCGAACTGCTCACTGCCTACTACGATCCGCAAAAAGGCATCGGTTATACGCTGGCGCGCACCACCATCCATAGCTCCGATTTCAGCAGCGCCAGCTACACCTACATCAAGGAGGGCGATACGGCGCTGAAGACCTTCTCGGTCAAGCACGATCAGCGCTATCGCCTCCCGATGCTGCGCCAGGCCATCGCGGCGGCCGGCGGCAAGTTGACGACATTTGCCAGCCCCTGGAGTGCGCCGGCCTTCATGAAAGACAGCAACAGCATGCTCAAGGGCGGCAAATTATTGCCTGCGTATGCGCAGGCCTGGGCCACGTACTACACACGCTTCATTGCGGCCTACGAAAAAGCCGGCATCCCGATCTGGGGCATCAGCCTGCAGAACGAGCCGATGGCGGTGCAGACCTGGGAATCGATGCAGTTTTCTGCGGAAGAAGAACGCGATTTCCTCAAAAACCACCTCGGGCCGACCATGGCAAAAGCCGGCTACGGCGATCGCAAGATCATCGTGTGGGACCACAACCGCGACATGATGGTGCACCGCGCGCACGTGATCTTCGACGACCCGGAAGCGGCCAAGTATGCGTGGGGCATGGGCTTCCACTGGTACGAGACCTGGGCCGGGTTTGCGCCGATGGTGGAGAACGTGGCGGCGGTGGCGCAGGCGTACCCGGACAAGCATCTGCTGCTCACCGAGGCGGCGGTGGAAAAGTTCGACCCCGCCAGGTTGCAGTACTGGCCCAATGGCGAGCGCTATGGCACGGCGATCATCAATGATCTCAATCACGGCGCGGTGGGCTGGACCGATTGGAACATCCTGCTCGACCAGAACGGCGGCCCCAACCATGTGGGCAATTACTGCTTTGCACCTGTGCATGCCGACACGCGCACCGGTGAGGTGATCTATACGCCGAGCTATTGGTATATCGGCCATTTTTCCAAATTCATCCGGCCGGGTGCGCGGCGGGTGAGTGCGGCCAGTAGCCGTAGCAATCTGATGACCACTGCATTTGCGAACCGCGATGGCTCACTGGCGACGGTGGTGATGAATGCCAGCGATGTGGCGATCCGCTACAACCTGTATGTGGGCGAGGCGTCGCGCGAATTGGAGATTCCGGCACATGCGATCCAGACGGTGGTGATGACGCAGTAA
- a CDS encoding histidine phosphatase family protein — protein MDVSEKSAVAGVSTQWPERLWVVRHGQSSGNVARDVAEAHGHALIDLEHRDADVPLSALGERQAHALGTWMLGLPQRERPTVVLCSPYVRARQTATAVVRALGHGDDMLSIDERLREKEFGVLDRYTTAGILATFPELAEQRKLVGKFYFRPPGGESWCDVIFRLRAVVGDLQRNHVGARVLIVGHQVIVNCFRYLAERMDEATILGIDREGEVPNCGVTEYVAGREGQALHLVRTNFVSPELADEPVTTESDRPAGAR, from the coding sequence ATGGATGTGAGTGAGAAAAGTGCGGTGGCTGGCGTGTCCACCCAGTGGCCCGAGCGGTTGTGGGTGGTGCGGCATGGGCAGAGTTCGGGCAACGTGGCGCGCGATGTGGCAGAGGCGCACGGCCATGCATTGATCGATCTGGAACATCGCGATGCGGATGTGCCGCTGTCGGCGTTGGGCGAGCGTCAGGCGCATGCGTTGGGCACGTGGATGTTGGGTCTGCCGCAGCGCGAGCGGCCCACGGTGGTGCTGTGTTCGCCCTATGTGCGTGCGCGCCAGACCGCCACAGCGGTGGTGCGCGCGCTGGGCCACGGCGACGATATGCTCAGCATCGACGAGCGCCTGCGCGAGAAGGAGTTCGGCGTGCTCGACCGTTACACCACGGCCGGCATCCTCGCGACGTTTCCGGAGCTGGCCGAGCAACGCAAGTTGGTGGGCAAGTTCTACTTCCGCCCGCCCGGTGGCGAGAGTTGGTGCGATGTGATCTTCCGGCTGCGCGCGGTGGTTGGCGATCTGCAGCGAAATCATGTGGGCGCGCGCGTATTGATCGTGGGGCATCAGGTGATCGTCAATTGTTTCCGTTATCTGGCCGAACGCATGGATGAGGCCACGATTCTGGGCATCGACCGCGAAGGCGAGGTGCCCAACTGCGGTGTCACCGAATACGTGGCCGGCCGCGAGGGGCAGGCGTTGCACCTGGTGCGGACCAACTTCGTCTCGCCCGAGCTTGCCGATGAGCCGGTGACCACCGAATCCGACCGCCCGGCCGGAGCACGCTGA
- a CDS encoding SDR family oxidoreductase, with protein MSSTKNQYEMQNPLTQFPQPKFPEQTQEAPGTIHALQPKADHGEQSYRGFGRLKGRKALITGADSGIGRATAIAYAREGADIVLNYLPEEEQDAAEVVQLIQAEGRTAISIPGDLKDEAFCNELVARAVNELGGLDLLVNIAGKQTAVKDIADITTEQFDATYKTNVYAMFWLCKAAIPHLPPGASIINTGSIQSYQPSPTLLDYASTKAAIVNFTKGLAQQVAEKGIRVNAVAPGPVWTPLQPSGGQPPEKIPDFGSETPLKRAGQPVEMAPLYVILASQESSYVTGEVFGATGGLLLS; from the coding sequence ATGTCCAGCACCAAGAACCAGTACGAAATGCAGAACCCGCTCACCCAATTTCCGCAGCCCAAGTTTCCCGAGCAAACCCAGGAAGCGCCAGGCACCATCCATGCATTGCAACCCAAGGCCGACCACGGCGAGCAGAGCTACCGGGGCTTCGGCCGCCTGAAGGGCCGCAAGGCGCTGATCACCGGCGCCGATTCGGGCATCGGCCGCGCCACCGCGATTGCCTACGCACGCGAAGGCGCCGACATCGTGCTGAACTACCTGCCGGAAGAAGAACAGGACGCGGCGGAGGTGGTGCAGTTGATCCAGGCCGAAGGCCGCACCGCCATCAGCATCCCGGGCGACCTCAAGGACGAAGCCTTCTGCAATGAACTGGTCGCACGCGCGGTCAATGAACTTGGTGGGCTGGATCTGCTGGTCAACATCGCCGGCAAGCAGACCGCGGTGAAAGACATCGCCGACATCACCACCGAGCAGTTCGACGCCACCTACAAGACCAACGTCTACGCGATGTTCTGGCTATGCAAGGCGGCCATTCCGCATCTGCCACCGGGTGCATCCATCATCAATACCGGCTCGATCCAGTCGTATCAGCCCTCGCCCACCCTGCTCGACTACGCCTCCACCAAGGCCGCCATCGTCAACTTCACCAAGGGCCTGGCCCAGCAGGTCGCCGAAAAGGGTATCCGCGTCAACGCGGTCGCACCCGGACCGGTGTGGACCCCGCTGCAACCCAGCGGTGGCCAACCGCCGGAGAAGATTCCCGATTTTGGCTCGGAAACCCCGCTCAAGCGTGCCGGCCAGCCGGTGGAGATGGCGCCGCTGTATGTGATCCTGGCTTCGCAGGAATCCAGCTACGTCACTGGCGAAGTGTTCGGTGCCACCGGTGGTCTGCTGCTGTCCTGA